TAAGTCCGACAGGCTCCTAGAGGGCAGGATGCGGTGAGGAAACATCCGACGAAGGGAGGCTGGGAAAGGGAAAAATCGGGGCAACGGCAGCGGAGCGTTTCTGCAACTCAAGAAAACACTTGAAAGGGGAGAAATCAATGAAACTGAGAACAGGTATCGCAGCGGTACTTCTTGTGGCCCTCTTGACAGGCACGGCCTTCGGCGCCCAGTTCACCATCAACGCGGGCATAGGCCTGAACGACAAGTCCGCCCAGTTCCAGTCCCTGAAGTTCTTCAAAGAGATCGTGGAGAAGAACTCCGAAGGGAAGATCGAAGTGGTCCTCTTCCACTCCAGCCAGCTCGGCGACGACCGTACCATGATGGAAGCCCTCAAGATGGGAACCCAGGAGATGACCTGCCCCTCGACCGCTCCCATGACGGCCTTCGTCAATGCCTTCAAGATTTACGACCTTCCCTTCATCTTCGCCGGCGAAGATGTGGCAGACTACATCCTCGACGGGCCCGTGGGGAAAAAGCTCCTCGACATGCTCCCCGCCCAGGGTATGATCGGCCTCGCCTACTGGGAGAACGGCTTCAGGATGCTCACCAACAGCGTCCACTCCGTCAAGTCCCCCGAGGACCTGAAGGGGCTCAAGATCCGCACCATGGAGAACCCCATCCACCTGGCAGCCTTCAAGGTAATGGGCGCCAACCCCACCCCCATGGCCTTCGGCGAGCTCTTCTCCGCCATGCAGCAGAAGGTTGTGGACGGCCAGGAGAACCCCTGGGGAACCATCTTCCTGCAGAACTTCTTTGAAGTCCAGAAATTCGCCACCGACACAGGGCACGTTTATTCACCTTTCGTGCTTCTCATCTCGAAGATTTTCTGGGACAAGCTGCCCGATGATATGAAGAAAGTCGTCCAGGACGCCGCCGACCAGGCGAAGGTCCACAACCGTGAGATCAACCGGAAGATGAACGCCGAGTACCTTGAGAAGCTGAAGGAGAAGATGGAAGTGACCATCCTCACCCCGGAGCAGAAGGCCGCCTTCCAGCAGGCCTGCCAGCCCATTTACGACCAGTTCGCCAAGGACATCGGCGAGGACCTGATCAAGGAAGTCCAGAAGCTTACCTCGGAATACAAGAAATAATAATCAGCGCAGCGCAAAAACAGGGCGGTCTCCCAAAGGGAGGCCGCCCTGTTTTTGCGGTTCTGAAAAAAATGCCTACTTCATCCTGACGCCGATGCCCCGCTCCTCGTCCGTTCCGGGGACAAGGGAGTCGCAGAAGGCCGCGCAGATACCCGCCACCGCCATGGGGGTCTTCAGGATGGCCCAGATCATGCCGCCGATTGTCTGCAGGAAGGGATTGTACTCGGGATTCATGAAGAACGCCTGGTTCTGCTCGATCCACCCGGGAAGACCCATGGCCATGAGGAACGAGAATCCCACGATGAGGACGTTCCGCTGGCTTCCCATGTCGGCCCGCATGAGTACCTGGATTCCCAGGGCGCCGATGGTGCCGAAGAGGGCGATGTAGGCGCCGCCGATGACGGGCGACGGCATGGTGGCAACCAGGGCACCGAGCTTCGTGACGAAGCTCATGAGAATGAGGATGATGGCTCCGGTGCGGACCACCCAGCGGGAAGCCACGCCGGTAAGGCCGATGAGACCGATGTTCTCCGTGTAGGAGGTGGTTCCCACCGATCCGAAGAGGCCGGACAGGGCGCAGTTGAGCCCTTCGGCGCCTATGCCCCGGCTGATGGTCGCCTCGTCGGGATCATCGAGTCCCGAAGCGTAAGAAACGGAGTGGTAGTCACCCACCGATTCGATCATGACGGCAAAGAACCCGGCGAGCAGGGCACCGAAGGCCAGCATGCTGAACTTGGGGGCGCCCCAGGGCATAATGACGTTGTAGCGAAGCCAGGGAGCCTCGATAACCCTGCTGAGATCCACGTGGGCGGGATGCCCGGCGGGGAATATTCCCGCCCTGCTCAGCCCCAGGCAGACGAGGTAGGTCAGCACGATGGAGGAGAGAATGGCGAAGATGTTGGCGTACTTGTTCTTGCTCACGAGGCTGAAGATGAAGATGAGGGCCACCACCATGAGGGAGATGGGCCAGTAGTTCGCCGCGTTGAACTGGATGGCCGTGGGGGCCAGAGAAAAGCCTATGGCCATGATGACGGGGCCGATGACCACGGGCGTGATGATCTTCCTGATGTAGCCGATGATCCCGGTGTAGCCTATCACCGAGAGGATGATGCCGCCCAGGATGAGACCTCCGCCCATGTACTGCATGACCACGTCGGGCCCCATGGCCTTGTAGGCCCCGATGATGGTCATTACCGACGGGATGAAGCTGAAGCTCGATCCCTGGACGATGGGAAGGCCGGTGCCGAACTTCGGGTGGGTCTGGATGAGGGTGGCCACGCCCATCCCGAAGTAAACGCACGAAATCAGGGCCGCAATCTGGAGCTGGTCCATACCCATGGCCGGTCCGAAGATCAGGGGAACGAGCGCCGTGGCGCCGAACAGGGTCAGAACGTGCTGGGCGCCCGCGAGGACCATGATGGGGAACGGGGGCCTGTCGAGCAATCCGTAGACTACCTTCTTTGCCATTGGCGAATACACCTCCTGTAAGTTGGTATTACTTCGAAGGAACCTTCATTTCTTCCCGGCGCACCGGAATACTCCCGCCACACCTCCTTTCACTGAGAGATCCCGCCTCTTCACATCCCGGGGCCGTCGTCTTCCCCCGAGGCGAGGAAATGGTTGACCAGCAGATTCATGAAGACACCCACGGTAACGGCGATGAACACGTTGTTGTTCACGTACATCCTCCAGAAGGGCGTCAGCGTGGCCGCCCACTTCGCACCCGCCGTGCTCGCGTAGAAGGGGAGCATGATGGCCATGCCGAGGGCCGTGCCGGCCACGAGGTTGTTCTTGAGATTCCGCTTCTCCGAGGTGATCACATCGATGCCGGAGAACATGATGAGGCTCGCGCTAATGGCGAAGACCCCGCCTATGGCCGCCCTCGGGATGGAGGCGAGCATGACGGCGAGCTTCGGCGAAAGACCGTACAGAAGGAACATCACCGCGGCCACCTGGGTGACGAACCTGCTGGCGATGCCCGTGGCGGCGATGATGCCGATGTTCTGGGTGTAGCTTGTCACCGGCAGGGCCCCGAGGAAGCCGCTGGCGATGCATCCTGCTCCTTCCGCGGCGATCCCCCGGTTGATGTGCTTCACCCTGTAGCTCTCGCCGGAAACGGCGCAGGTGGCGGCATAGTCGCCCAGGGACTCGAAGATGGATCCGATGTACCCGGTAAGACCGCCGATAACGGCGGCGATGACAAAGGCAACCGCCGTGTCGGTGCCGTCAAGGCCCCGGAAGGGAAAGAGCTTCGGCATGGCGAACCAGGGCGCCTCCGCCACCCTGGCCCAGTCGTATTCACCGAGAAGACTGGCCGCGCCCACACCCACAAGGAGAGTGGACACCAGGATGAACCCCCGGGACATGATCCCCCTGCACCGGAACTTCAGGAAGAGAGCCACCAGGAAGGCAGCGAGGGCGAGCGCCAGATGCATCTGCCTTCCGCTGCCGAAGATCCACGTGAGGGAAATCCGGGCGGCTACAAACCCTATGGTGGCCACCACTGAACCGGTCACCACGGGGGGAATGAACTTCCGGATCCTGCCGAGCAGCCGGGACATGCCCAGCAGGACTTCCAGGATTCCTCCGACGAACACGGCGCCCCACATGGCGGGAAAGCCGTACATGGCCGTCACGGGCCCCATGGCTGAGAGCACCGAGGCCGAGGGCCCCTGGACGATGGGAAGCCTGTTGCCCACAGTGGTCTGGATAAGGGTGGCCACGCCCATGGCAAGGAAGCAGGTGCTGATCATGACGGGCAGCACGGACTGGGGCAGCCCGGCAAGGGTGACGAACATGCCGGCCCAGATGAAGGGCGTGAAATCGACCAGGGTCACCTGCCAGGCGTAAAACAGGGTTTCGAGAAACGTTTTCGGGCGGTCTTCGATGCCGAGAACCGGTGTGATGGAACTGACCACTTCCTGTTCGAATACGAGCTGTTCAGGATCATAGGAAGGCATTCTTATTTTCCTCCTCGAAAGGATAGTCTCATTTCCCCCTGCTGACCGGGCCGACCCCGGATCCGGGAGAGGGAACCTCCGGGAAAGCGCATTGCATGAGCCATCACGACGTTTCCGGCCACCTCCCCTTCCGCAGGTATTCCGCGATGTCCGGGGCACCGATGTTCATCAGCCCTTCGGTTGTCTGCAGGCCGGTTTCGGGGTCCCATCCCCGTTCGCGGTAAAATTCGTCAAGCATCTTCTCAAAGGACGGCCTGTCCATCACCGCCCCGGCATAGGGTCCGAAGGTGAGGGGCTCCTCCATGACCCTGGCCGGGAGCATGTCATCCTTCCTGCCGAATCCGGCATGGACCGTGTTGAAGGCCTTCTCGGCCTCGACGATCCGCCGTCCTCTCCTCCAGATCTCTTCGGGAGTCAGCCCGCCGCAGCCGAAGGCCTCCAGGGCGCGGGAAAGGGGTTCAATGTCCGCCAGGGCGGGATCATACCACCCGGAGGTGAAATAGCACATCCCCACCGAGTCGACGATGGCCTTGTAGATTTCGTACCAGGCGACGAGCCTGCCTTTTCCCCCGTATGATCCGGGAACTCCGGCGTTATCATTGCCGAAGAGCCATTGTCCGGTCCAGGAGGAAATCTGCCGGTTTTCCGTCTGGGGCGAGCCGTTGAGGTGTCCCCCTCCCCTGGCGCTCACCGCCATGCCGAACCCCCACGCCTTGTGTGACCGGACCCCCTGCTCGTTCAGCCCGACCCCCTTGACGTGCATGGCGAACTGTTCGCTGCCCCGGCCCACAGTCTTCGCCGCCTCGAGCACACCTTCGCCGAGCAGGCGGCCGAAGCCCTTGCGTTCGGCGATCATACCGATCAGGGCAAGGATGGCCTCCCCGTTTCCCCAGCGGAGCTCCAGGCCGTCCGTGTCCGCAGGGCCGAGGAGCCCCCGCTCGAAACACTCGATGGCCCAGCCGAGGGCTGCGGCTACGCCGTCCACGTCAAGGCCGGACTCGTTGCAGAGCCTGTGGGCCTCCAGAAGGGCGGCAGGATCGTCCAGGTCGAGGTTGGACCCCAGCCCCCGGACCGAGTTCGCATGCATGCCCTCCACCTCGATCCTCTTTCCGTCCCGTTCCGTTTCGTAGAGATGGAGGCAGGAGAGAGGGCAGTTCCAGCAGGCGGTCCGCTTCCTCTCCATGGGACGGAAGGCTGCCTCGCTGATGCGGGCGGACTTTTCACCGTCCCAGAATTCCTCCTGGAGGTTCCTCACCGAGGTGGGGACTTTGCCGCTCCATCCGCCGACGCCCGCCATGCCGTGGGTACCCCCGGCCCGAAGGGCGGCTGACGCGGACGACGCCCTGAGTACCCAGGAATACCGGCGGCTTTCGGCAAGGAAAGCATCCCCGTCTGCCGCTTTCGGTATCTCCCTCCCCGAGGCGGCCACCGCCTTGAGATTCTTGTAGCCCATGACTGCGCCGGAACCTCCCCACGCCAGGGCATGGGCCCGGTCGATCATCACGCAGGACACGGCGGCGAGCCTTTCGCCGGCGATGCCGATGGAGGCCGTTTCCGCCCCGGAATCACCGGTCACCGTCCGGACGGCGTCCGCCGTTTCGGAGACGGAAAGCCCCCAGAGTTCCGAACCGTCCCGGATTTCCACCTGTCCGTCCTTCAGCAGGATCCAGCAGGGAGAGGAGGCCCGCCCGGAGATCACCAGGGCGTCGAACCCTGCCTGCCGGAACTTCGGTCCCAGGTTTCCGCCGCCGCTGGAAGTGGAGATGCCGCCGCTGAGGACGTTCTTCGTCACCAGGGCGATCCTGGAGCTTCCGGGAAAGGACGTCCCGGTGAGGCTTCCCGCCGCGAACACGAGAAGGTTTTCAGCGGACAGGGGGTCCGTGCCGGGGACTACGCCCCGGAGAAGTTCGAACACACCGAATCCGCGGCCGCCGAGGTTTCCGTAAAAATCAGGCGTTTCCCGGATTTCCACCCTCCGCTCCGTCAGGTCGACCCGGGCAACTCTTCCCGTTTTGACTTCCGGCACATCCGTCACATCCTTCATACTGTCGCTTTATACTGTCTTCAGGGAACCTGGGGTGCAACCGGCCTTTTTGAGCGACCGGTTGCACAAAATGAATTCTACCACAGGTCCCGGAGAATTACTTCCATTCCTTGATGGCGTTCTTGTAGGACTGCTCCAGGGCGTAGGGATATTCCCAGAGATCCGTCTCTCCCTTTTTCTTCGCCTGGATGGCCTTGTAGACCCGCTCCCTGTTCAGAGGGTAACTATGAATCCTTATACCCAGGGCATCAAAGAGGGCGTTGTCCATGGCGGGTGCGGGCGAGATCATGGAGTGCTCGCCCACTCCCCTGTTGCCGTAGGGTGAAAGCTCTTCGGGAGTCTCCTCCCAGAAGGCGTCCAGGTCGGGGGGGACGTCCAGGGCGGTGGCTATCTTGTAGTCCGTGAAGTCGGGGGTGAGGAGCCTGCCGCGCTCGTCGTAGTACATGCCCTCCATGAGCCCCGCCGAAATTCCCTGGACGGTGCCTCCCTCGATCTGCCCTTTTACGTTGACGGGGGAGATGGCCTTCCCCACGTCGTACCCGGCGGAGACCTTGTTCACCTCCACGGCGCCCGTGGCCGGATCCACTTCCACGTCAATCCCCACGGCGCCCACGGTGAAGTGCACCACGCTCTTGGGAGACTGTCCCGTCTCGGGGTCCGGGTAGATCACGTCCGGCGGAACGAAGCTGCCGGTGCCTATCACGGGGCCGCCCTTGCAGTTCCCGTCGGGCATGGGGAATCCGCTCTGGATATGCTCGTCGATGGGTTCCGCCTTGCCCTTCTTCCTGCATTTCACGATGCCGTGCTCGATGGTGATGCTCTCGGGCTCCACCTGCCAGTATTCGGCGTAGAGGGCGAGGAGCTTCTGCCGGGCGTCGGCCGCCGCCCGCTTCACCGCCATGCCCATGGACCAGCATGAGCGGCTGGCCACCGTCTGCCAGTCGTAGGGATGGCTCTGAGTGTCAGGGTAGGGGCACCTGATCTTTTCGATGGGGATGCCCAGTTCTTCGGAGACCATCTGGGAATAGGCCGTGTAGGCCCCCTGCCCCATGTCCATGGTGGCGGCGAGGACTTCCACCGTTCCGTCACCCAGGATCTTGACGATGGCCGAGGACGCGGCGTCCGCCGGCATGGCGGGAGCTTTCAGGGCGAGGGCGAACCCCTTGCCCCGAACCCATCCCTTCCGGGAGGCTGGCTCCTTTTCATTGAGCCTGATACGGTCCACCACCTTGCCCACGATGGTGTCGAGGGCGTGGTTGTTCATGGGCATGCCCGTGCACGTGGGCAGGCCGGGCTTGAGAATGTTCTTCAGGCGGAACTCGATGGGGTCCATGCCGATCTTTCTCGCGGCGATGTCGATGACCACTTCCATGGCACCCATGAGCTCCGGAAGGCCGAAGCCCCGGTAGGCGCCGCCGAAGGGCTTGTTGGTGTAGACGGCATAACTGTCGGTCCAGACGTTGGGGATATAGTAGCAGCCCGTGGAGGAATAGCCGGCGCTCCGGACGGGGTTTGCCCCGTACTCGGCGGATATGCCGGTGTCGAAGTAGAAGGTGTTGCGGATGGCGGTGATCTTTCCTTCCCCGTCGATGCCGAGCTTGATCTTGGCCACGTAGGCCTGGCGTACCCAGGAGGTGAGAAGCACTTCTTCCCTCGGGATGTAGAGCTTCACCGGCCTGCCCCGGACGTCCGGGTTCATGGCCCCGGCGAGGCAGAGGGCTTCCACCGTCATCCCGGCCTTTCCGCCGAAGCCTCCCCCGATGGGAGGGGCGATGACCCTGATTTTGCTCAAGGGATATTTCAGTCCCTTGGCCACGATGTCCCGGAGGGCAAAGGCCGACTGGGCGGTGGACCAGATGGTCAGATCCCCGGTGGCCGGGTCTTCCCTGCAGATGCAGCAATGGGGCTCGAGGAAGCCGTGGGCGATCTGGGGACAGTTCACCGCTTCCTCCACGATGTATTCCGCCTCGGAGAAGGCCTTGTCCACGTCGCCCCTGCGGATGCGGAACCAGTTGCCGATGTTCGTTCCGGGGAAGGGCGTGATGAAATCCACGTGGTCGTAGGTTTCCAGCTCGGGGTGGACCAGGACGGAGTTGTCCGTGGCGGCCTTGACGGGGTCGAAGATGGGGGGCAGTTCCCGAAATTTCGCCGTGACCTTGAGCATCCCCTCTTCCGCCGCTTCCTCGGACTCGGCGATCACCAGTGCCACGGGTTCGCCCACATACCGGACCTTGCCGATGGCCATGGGCGTGCGGTCCTGGAGGTAGAGGCCGAACCGGTGGACAAAGTCCTTTCCGGTGACCACCTTGACGACGCCCTTCACCTTGAGGGCTTCGGAGAAGTCAATGGACAAAATTTCGCCGTGAGCCACCGTGGACCGGACCGCCCGGGCATGGAGCAGTTCCGGACCGAACCTGAGGTCGTCGGTAAAGGCAAGGGTTCCCGCGGCCTTTTCCACGTCGTACTTTCTCTCGGTCCACGTTCCCACGCCGCTCCTAGTAACGGTCTGTTTCATGGCAGACACCTCCCGTCACCGCACGCCGCCGGGGGTGTGCCCCAGCTCGCGCAGGGCCGCCGCGGCTTTGCGCACCGCCCTGAAAATAGGGATGTAGCCCGTGCACCGGCACAGGTTTCCCGCAAGGGCGACCCGGATTTCCTCTTCCGTGGGGTCCGGGTTCTTCCGGAGAAACGCGTAGGCGGACATGATCATCCCCGGGGTGCAGAAGCCGCACTGAATGGCCCCTTCGTCCACAAAGGCCCGCTGGATGGGGTGAAGCTCTCCCTTCGGCCCCACGAGACCTTCCACGGTCAGGACGGATTTCCCTTCCGCCTCCAGGGCGAGGATCATGCAGGATTTCTGGGCCAGGTCGTCGATCACCACGGTGCAGGTACCGCACTCCCCTTCCTCGCAGCCCCGCTTGACGCTGGTGACGCCGTATTCCCGGAGGGCCCGGAGAAGGGTCGTCCGGGGTTCCACGGAAAAGGTCACCGGCCTCCCGTTGAGAATGAAATGAACGTCTCTCTTCATGATGCACTTCCTCCCTGGAGCCTCTCCGCGCAGAGAGCGACCGCCCGTTTCGTCAGCTCGTCCACCATGGAGATCCTGTATTCCCGCGACGCCCGGACGTCGGTGATGGGGTTGGAAGCCTCGGCGGCGGCCTTCCCCGCCCGGTCAAGAAGATCATCGCCGGGGGCTGTGACCCCCTCAAGGATCTTCTCCGCTCCGGTCGCCCGGACCGGCCTGGGGGCCACCGCCCCGCAGGCGATTCTGTAGGTCCTTCCTGCCTCTCCGTCTACGGCGAGGCACGCCACTCCCACCTGGGCAAGGTCGAGAGCGTTTCGCCGGGCAAGCTTGAGATAGCATCCGGCACTCCTCCCCCCGGGAAGGGGAAGGGTCGCGGCGGTCACGATCTCGCCGGGGCTGAGACAGTTCTTCCTCGGCCCCGTAATGAAGTCGGAGAAGGGGATGTCCCGCTCGCCGCCCGGGCCGAAAACATGGAGCACCGCCTCGTAGACGGCGAAGGAGGGAATGATGTCCCCGGAGGGGACGGATGCGCAGATATTGCCGAGGACCGTGGCCTTGTTCCGGATAAGCACGTCGGAATGGGAAAGGCAGGCGTCCCGTAGGACGGGATAGTAGCGCTTTACGTCCTCGTTCTCCGCCGCTTCGTTTACCGTGGCGAGGGCTCCGATTTTGATGCCCCTGTGGGGGTAGAAGGATATCCCCTTCAGTTCGGGTATTTCCGACAGATCGACCAGGAGAGCGGGATGGACAGCGTGTTTCCGCATCCAGACGATAACATCCGTTCCTCCCGCCTTCACCATAGCCTGTGAACCGTGCTTCTCCAGGATCTCCGCAGCGGAGGCGAGAGACCTGGGCCGCTCCATTTCAAAAGCCAGCATGAAAACCACCCCCCGAAAAAACACAGGCGAACGGCACGGTACAGGGAATACCGCCGCGGCGGCCGCCTGCCCTATGGAAAAAAGGCGTCCCCCAAAGGGGACGCCCGAAGAAGCTGATTTATTCCTCTGCGAAAGCGACGATGCGGGAGATGCAGGATTCCCCGCCGACGAACCTCCAGGGGAAGCAGCCGATGGTGACGCGCTTGCCGCTGACCAGGTCGATGTCGCCCGCCACGCACTCGGCATGGATCAGGTTGCTGGGGAAGAGGGCGATGTGCATCACCTGGTAGTCCTCTTCAGGGAAGAAGTCATCAAGGCCCTTGCCGTACTTCTTTTTCAGGTGGGCGTCGGCCTGCCTGGCCTGGACGGGCATCCACTCGCGGATCTTGGTGTTCATCGGGTGGTCAGCGGATCCGCAGTCCACGCCGATCCACTTGATCTTTCTCTTGAGGGCCCACGTGGCGAATTCACGGGTGGGTCCGGGGTGCTTCACCATGTACCGCACTTCGTCAGCCTCGGGCTCGTTCCAGCCGTACCGGTGATAGCCGGTGTTGATGATGAGGATGTCGCCGTCACGGATGTCAGCCCGGGCCTCGAGATCCTCGGGGGTATAGATGCCGTAGTCCTCGGCAATATCCTTGATGTCCACCACGACGCCGGGCCCCACGAGGAAATCCTTCAGGGGCAGGCTGGCGATGTCGCCGCCGTGGCCGCAGAAGTGGATGGGGCCGTCGAGATGGGTCCCCACGTGGTTGGAGTGGGTCAGAAGCTGTCCGTTGGCTCCGTTGGGTGCCAGGCGCTTGAAGTACTTCACCTGGAGGGGTTCATAGGTGGGCCAGGGCGGGGTCTGCACGCCGATGGGAATGGTGAGGTCATAGACCTTGATGTTTGCCCAGTTCTTCAGTTCGAGACTATTGCTCATTCAAAAACGCCTCCTTTTAGATTGAATCAATCCGGTCTTCCCGGGTCATTCGCCCAGGTACCGGTCCGCGAACGCCCCGGCGGCCTTGAGAAAGGCCTCGGCAGGCATCCTGACGATTCCTGCGCCCACCTGTCCCTTTCCGGGTTCCCTGTGGGCCGCGCCCGTATCAAGAACGGGAGTCACTCCCGTTTCCGCCACTTTGAGAATGTCGATTCCCGTGGGGGTTCCCCTGAAGTTCAGGGCGGGAATGGTGAACATGTTGTTTTCACCCTCCGTGATCTCGTACATTTCGAGGGTGTAGTTGGCTGCGTCCTTCGGTGTTCCGCCGATGAACTGGACGATGGCCGGGGCGGCTGCGAGGGCGAAGCCCCCCACGCCGTAGGTCTCCATGATGGCGCTGTCGCCGATGTCCCGGTTGGTGTCCTCCCTGGTGAAGCCGGGGAAGAGAAGTACATCGGGGAGTGCCGCCTGGCAGGTGAACCAGTCGTCCCCGAGGCCGGACACCTTGATGCCGAACTCGGTGCCGTTCCGGGCCATGACGGTGACAAGGCTGGAGCCTTCAACGCCGTGGGCCGCTTCCGTGGACGCCTTGCCGGCCGCCATGGCAAGGTTCAGGAAGAAATGGTCGTTCTTGTCGATGAACCGGATGACCTCGGCGAGATCCGCGGAATTTCTGCAGGTTTCCACGAGGAAGGGGGCGATGGCCCTGAGGAAGAGGGATGTGCCCGCCTTGTTCCTGTTGTGGAGCTCGTCTCCCATGTGGAGGGCCTGGGCGATCATGTTCTTCACGTCCAGCTCCTGGCCCCGCTCGACGCTGAGCCGTATTCCGGCGTCAAGAACCGGATAGAGAACCTTCTCCATCCACCGGAGCCTCTCGATGACTTCGGGAGCGAAGGCTCCCATGCGGAGCACCTTGCCGAGTCCCTCGTTCATGGTGACATAGGATGTGTTGCCCGCCGTCCTGTTTTCAAGGACGAAGACGGGCATGCTCGGAGAGACGATCCCCGCCATGGGCCCCACCGCGTGGTGATGGTGGCATGGGTCGAAGGTGATGCCCCCGCCTGCGGCGAGTTTTTCGGCATCCTCGGGAGTGTCCGCCCACCCTTCGTACATGCATGCGGCCATGACGCCGCCCCGGATGGGTCCGGACGCCGTCTCCCACGAAAGCGGAGGCCCGGCGTGGAGAAGCATCCTGTCCTTCATTCCCGGCACGGTGTCCTTAGCCTTTCCCATGCCCACCACTACAGGCTGGGCGGAAAGCAGCCGGGAGAGAGCCTCCCCGTTCGCCTTTTCGATGTCGATCACTGTCAGTTTCCTCCCTTCCTGAGCTTTTTCAGCCGGGCGAGGAGATCCCCGCCCGCAGCGGAGGGCTTCCAGTCCATGGAGACCGCCTCCGCCTTCTGGGTCTTCAGATCGGCGTAGAACTGCTCCACGCCGATATTCACAACCTTGGGTCCTTCCTTGAGCAGTTTCGTCATGGACATGGTCATCCCTCCAGGATCATGGCCGCCAGGCGGGCTGCCCGGGCGTTGCTGTCGCAGACATGCACGCCCAGCTCCCCGAGAATCTTCCGCTGCTCCGAGGCATTCTGGGGGTCCGAGTCCACACCGCAGATGGACGCCACGAAGGCGATCCGGTCGCCGGCCGCCGACCTGGCCTTGCGGATCCCTTCCGCAAGTCCTGCGGCGGGGTTGTCGTTGCACCCGTAGCCGAGAACCACATCGAAGAGGATCACTCCCACTTCCTGGTCTTTGGCCTCTTCGTAGATCCGCTCCGCCCGGAGGGAGACGTCGATCATGGGGTGGAGCCGTCCCTGGGTGAACTCGTCCTCGCCGTAATCCACCATGGAATGCTGTTCGCTCCTCAGGCTGTCTTCGAGCTTCATCTTCTTGTCCAGGGGGGTGTTGCTCCGGATGGGGCCGAGAATGTCCCGGGCGATGAGCTGCCCTTCGTAGCAGAGGGTACCGCCGGAGTACAGCCCCCTGAGGAATCCCTTCCGCTTCCCGATGGTTTCGGCCCTCCGCCGGAGTGCTTCATACTCCCGGAAGAGGTTCTCCCTTGCGCGGGCACCGTCCCCGCCTTTTGCAAGCGCGGCGGCCACGGCGGCGGTTTCCTCGAGCTCCCGGCAGATAAAGACGCCGCCGGAATCGCCCTTCGCCTCGCCGCCTATGAAGCCGAGAACGGCAGGCTTCTTCCCCGCCTTCACGGCCTGGAGGATCTTCTGCTCCACCTCCGGTGCGGGCGGCTTGCCGAGGACGATGAGCAGTTCCACCTCGTCGTCGGCGAGC
This genomic stretch from Aminivibrio pyruvatiphilus harbors:
- a CDS encoding xanthine dehydrogenase family protein molybdopterin-binding subunit; the protein is MKQTVTRSGVGTWTERKYDVEKAAGTLAFTDDLRFGPELLHARAVRSTVAHGEILSIDFSEALKVKGVVKVVTGKDFVHRFGLYLQDRTPMAIGKVRYVGEPVALVIAESEEAAEEGMLKVTAKFRELPPIFDPVKAATDNSVLVHPELETYDHVDFITPFPGTNIGNWFRIRRGDVDKAFSEAEYIVEEAVNCPQIAHGFLEPHCCICREDPATGDLTIWSTAQSAFALRDIVAKGLKYPLSKIRVIAPPIGGGFGGKAGMTVEALCLAGAMNPDVRGRPVKLYIPREEVLLTSWVRQAYVAKIKLGIDGEGKITAIRNTFYFDTGISAEYGANPVRSAGYSSTGCYYIPNVWTDSYAVYTNKPFGGAYRGFGLPELMGAMEVVIDIAARKIGMDPIEFRLKNILKPGLPTCTGMPMNNHALDTIVGKVVDRIRLNEKEPASRKGWVRGKGFALALKAPAMPADAASSAIVKILGDGTVEVLAATMDMGQGAYTAYSQMVSEELGIPIEKIRCPYPDTQSHPYDWQTVASRSCWSMGMAVKRAAADARQKLLALYAEYWQVEPESITIEHGIVKCRKKGKAEPIDEHIQSGFPMPDGNCKGGPVIGTGSFVPPDVIYPDPETGQSPKSVVHFTVGAVGIDVEVDPATGAVEVNKVSAGYDVGKAISPVNVKGQIEGGTVQGISAGLMEGMYYDERGRLLTPDFTDYKIATALDVPPDLDAFWEETPEELSPYGNRGVGEHSMISPAPAMDNALFDALGIRIHSYPLNRERVYKAIQAKKKGETDLWEYPYALEQSYKNAIKEWK
- a CDS encoding (2Fe-2S)-binding protein — protein: MKRDVHFILNGRPVTFSVEPRTTLLRALREYGVTSVKRGCEEGECGTCTVVIDDLAQKSCMILALEAEGKSVLTVEGLVGPKGELHPIQRAFVDEGAIQCGFCTPGMIMSAYAFLRKNPDPTEEEIRVALAGNLCRCTGYIPIFRAVRKAAAALRELGHTPGGVR
- a CDS encoding FAD binding domain-containing protein; amino-acid sequence: MLAFEMERPRSLASAAEILEKHGSQAMVKAGGTDVIVWMRKHAVHPALLVDLSEIPELKGISFYPHRGIKIGALATVNEAAENEDVKRYYPVLRDACLSHSDVLIRNKATVLGNICASVPSGDIIPSFAVYEAVLHVFGPGGERDIPFSDFITGPRKNCLSPGEIVTAATLPLPGGRSAGCYLKLARRNALDLAQVGVACLAVDGEAGRTYRIACGAVAPRPVRATGAEKILEGVTAPGDDLLDRAGKAAAEASNPITDVRASREYRISMVDELTKRAVALCAERLQGGSAS
- a CDS encoding cyclase family protein → MSNSLELKNWANIKVYDLTIPIGVQTPPWPTYEPLQVKYFKRLAPNGANGQLLTHSNHVGTHLDGPIHFCGHGGDIASLPLKDFLVGPGVVVDIKDIAEDYGIYTPEDLEARADIRDGDILIINTGYHRYGWNEPEADEVRYMVKHPGPTREFATWALKRKIKWIGVDCGSADHPMNTKIREWMPVQARQADAHLKKKYGKGLDDFFPEEDYQVMHIALFPSNLIHAECVAGDIDLVSGKRVTIGCFPWRFVGGESCISRIVAFAEE
- a CDS encoding DUF1116 domain-containing protein, whose amino-acid sequence is MIDIEKANGEALSRLLSAQPVVVGMGKAKDTVPGMKDRMLLHAGPPLSWETASGPIRGGVMAACMYEGWADTPEDAEKLAAGGGITFDPCHHHHAVGPMAGIVSPSMPVFVLENRTAGNTSYVTMNEGLGKVLRMGAFAPEVIERLRWMEKVLYPVLDAGIRLSVERGQELDVKNMIAQALHMGDELHNRNKAGTSLFLRAIAPFLVETCRNSADLAEVIRFIDKNDHFFLNLAMAAGKASTEAAHGVEGSSLVTVMARNGTEFGIKVSGLGDDWFTCQAALPDVLLFPGFTREDTNRDIGDSAIMETYGVGGFALAAAPAIVQFIGGTPKDAANYTLEMYEITEGENNMFTIPALNFRGTPTGIDILKVAETGVTPVLDTGAAHREPGKGQVGAGIVRMPAEAFLKAAGAFADRYLGE
- the fdrA gene encoding acyl-CoA synthetase FdrA; this translates as MPSSHQRIEIVRRTYYDSVTLMLVAKELLKDDGVSVASLSMGTEANYKIMGSGGFDLTGVDATPNDLIIAVKTGAPEAEREDVLTAALAKAKEYLANPPGRKADSGGDYRPKSLDGALSVLPDANLALISVAGRYAGDVAMDCIEKGLNVMLYSDNVPVEKEVEIKKAAAEKGLLVMGPDCGTIIIRGVAMGMANACPPGPVSIVAAAGTGLQEVHVQLARRGVGVLHGIGTGGRDVRREVGGIMCLQAVNALLADDEVELLIVLGKPPAPEVEQKILQAVKAGKKPAVLGFIGGEAKGDSGGVFICRELEETAAVAAALAKGGDGARARENLFREYEALRRRAETIGKRKGFLRGLYSGGTLCYEGQLIARDILGPIRSNTPLDKKMKLEDSLRSEQHSMVDYGEDEFTQGRLHPMIDVSLRAERIYEEAKDQEVGVILFDVVLGYGCNDNPAAGLAEGIRKARSAAGDRIAFVASICGVDSDPQNASEQRKILGELGVHVCDSNARAARLAAMILEG